The following nucleotide sequence is from Cucumis melo cultivar AY chromosome 1, USDA_Cmelo_AY_1.0, whole genome shotgun sequence.
AGCAAACCACTTATTAAATAACAATTTGTTAAACAATACATCAACAAAAACTTTATTGAACAACAAAATAGTTTAACATTCACAAATAACGAGTTTTAGAACGTAAAACCCAACACAATGACAATTTGTTatacttgtaaatattttttttatagttttgtCAATTAAGACAATTACCCACAAAAGAATGTGATAGGGTTTATAGCAACATCTAGTCCCTCTTTCTTGCATTTTTCTCGACATTTGGCCTTTTATTACAAGTTTGTCTGATGCATGATTCAAAAATTGAGCAAAAAGTGTCAAATgttcgatttttttttaaaaaaattcgaGTAACCATTTGCTGATGTCAAATTCAAGTGAAACTGACAAATCTAGGCACAGACATGGAAAAGAATTATAGTCTTCGCTCTTCCTCTCACTCGTCTCACTCTTGCTCTTCTTTTTCTCACTCGCAAATCactactctctctctctaaatcactatctctctctcttcacTAGAATTAGTCGTGTCGAAAGCTACTCACATGGACTCGTCGTGCTGAAGAAGACAATTGttgaggaagaaaaaaaagagggtAATACCATAACTTCACGTAGTCATAACATTAGCAAAGAGACATTtcacgtttttttttttcataacaTTTACAATTTTGAGCCTTTAAATTATAATAGGTCTTTTGGGCAATTAATTTCTTGATTTAGAAGAACATTTCTATAATTTCTTGATTTGGGCAATTAATTTCTTGTTAATGCCTCTCAATATTGTGTTTCTGTTTTTGCTTTAAAAGATCTGCCAATGATGTCAATTTGTCTTCACCTTTTTTAGTAAAACCCCAAATTATGAACTCATTTGTCCCAAATCTTACTCAAATTTGGGATTTCAAGTCTTTGTAAAGAATGTTTCCTATTTACATCAAATTTCAATGGTCTATTTGAATTCGTCAGTGGGTGAACAATGATTTCTTTACAAACATTACAAGCTATTGTTAAGATTTTAGAACCCCATGGTATGTCATACAAGCTACTAATAACAACAGTAGTTTTAAAACTCGTTGAAAAGTCGTGGAACTTTTAAAAGTTGAGTGATATCGATGAAACCAAGACCGTAGTATAGGAGTATTTTGCATAGTCCAGCCTAATTTAACATTTGTACCTTAAAAATCAGTACACAATTGAACTAAGATTACAAAATCGGCACACTTCCTACAACAAAATCAAGCTAGGTCTAGATATCACAAGAACTTTAACACGTGAAACTTAATGGTAAAGTTCTTAATAGTACAAAAGTAAACCATCACAGAGAAATACGAATACCAAATGTTACAATAGTTTAAAACAGACAAAAGGAACATTACCTCTATAAACACACACAATAGTAAAGAGATTGGACTGACCAAATGGTGTCTTGTTTTTTGACAGACCTGCCAGAGAAATGTTGTCTTCTGATAACATAATGCAGCAAAGTTACAGATTACAAGAAGCAACTCAAAAGTCAGAATCAATGGCCACATCAAAAGCTGAATCGATCCTACAATCTTCTTTAAGATGGCTAACATAAACTTCGTATCTCCAGTCAAATTTGATATGGGAGATGGAAACTTTGGAGGCTGTGGCATAAATGGTTCTCggcaacaaaatattttagtCTTGTGTACTACCTAATTTCTACGTATTCAAATACACAACTTACTTACTAGCAACCAACTACCTCTCTATTATACCAATTAATGAGGTGTTGAGTTGCTAAAGCGGCTACTCTTTCTAAAGAATCTCTTCTCACCATGGCCTCCCTTTCCCTCCTAATCGACGTGCCAGTTCAAAATCCTTTTTCACTGAATGGAAAGAACGGAAATGGATAACATTTAAAGGATCAATAAACAACTTGGAAGATAGCAACATTTAAAGGATCAATAAACAACTTGGAAGATAGCAGGAAATAAAGATCTATAGAGTGAAGCAGACACTTGGAACCTAGCACATTTCGTAATCATGTTTGAGAGTATTATACTGTCCAGTGTCCAACTATTTTACAAGTTGGAAGTATTGATTATCGAATCCAGGACTGTTCTTTAGTTCTTATGTTCATAtatggaaagaagaaaaaggaagaagcgATCCAAAATGAGTTCAAAAGAAATTCATCAATCATTTCCTAACACAACCAATCTAAAGAAGTGAAAAATCTTAGTACATATGCTCGCTCATGGAACTTTTATCATTGTGAGAAACATCAAATTTCATCaactaaaactaattcaaacaGAAAGGTTAACTATTTTCCCCTCAATTGAGTGCCTTACCTTTAATTTGAATCTTAGAGTTCTAATTTCAAAAGTTACTTGAATCAtcaaatacaagaaaaacaaaacctcaaTTTTTCATAtcatgaaatatatatattagtacAAGTACAAGAATTGTGGGATGAGGGGTCGAATCTTctataaaggaagaaaaattatACAGCGACTGACGTACTCTAATCTTAATCACACAATAGATTTCAATATTACTgcttttcttaaaaataaactCCTCATAGTGCAACAGAAAACATCAATCAAAACGAAGGAGAAAGCTGGTGCAGTGAGTATGAGACTATGTTACTGTTTAAGTAAAGCacacaatttttttaacaaaatggAAGAAGGTTTCAACGAACATGGATGGGGCTAGTTACCCTTTGTTAAAATTTGTTACAAACCTTATGCGAAATTAAATTATTGCCTAGTCTCGCGTATTTGGACACATGAGTGTGCCACTAGGAAATAATGGAATTTGCTTGTGGTGGGTCAGATTTTAACAATAAACTAGTTGGATCTCATGTGACAATAAGAGTCTAAATAACTTtaacaaaacaataaattataaCGATCATTTTTTCATaactttaaaaatattgttaaacttgtcttccataaaaaaaatattgtaaaacaaaaaacctaattgagaattttaaaaacattgaCTGTAAAATTGAGAACTTCGAAAAATAAAGGAACAAATTTAGGATTGCTTAAAAGATTAGGGGCTACTTTGTATAGTTTTCCTAAGTAAATATAAGAGTATAATACTATATTGGTGCCTGTACTTTGGATTTTGGTCCATTTTGGTCTTTGTACTTCCAATTGTCTAATTTTAGTTCCTTCTCATAAATCTTATATTCAGTCCATATGCTTTCATTCAACAGAACTTCAATTTAGTCTTTAGAAGTTAATTTTTCTCTATCAAAATTAGTAAAATATTGataataattttcatgcaaGACATtgtgtataatatatataaaagatatgCTCATAGAGACTAATGTTCTTGGGGAAAAAATCAAGATAATGACTGCAAGGActaattttaagatttattgaaagtaCAAATGCTAAAATTGGGCAATCGAAAGTATAGGAACAAAAATggaacaaaattcaaaatactTGGACAAAAGTGGTATTTTAATCTAAATAATACTCACAGGCAAAATAGCTTCCACAATCAAAATTGGAACGAAACTCAAACATGTGAAGATTGACTTACTGATAGTTACACGCTTGGCATGAATAGCACACAGCATGGTATCTTCAAATAGGTGAACCAAAAAGTCTTCTGCGGCCTACAGATGAGAGATGCAAGCAGTTTAATGGTACAATTTACTTGATCTAAAGAAAACCTAACGAAAAGCAGATTTCAACAAAATACAATCAGGCTTCATAAAAACAGGTGATACAGTGTGAGATTGCACTACATAAACTGGAATCAGGTAGGCAAAATGTTTGTTGcaagaaataaaatttttttGTATGCAACAGAAAAACGGAAGAAACTAACTCAAAAAGGAAATCATAATAACATAATTGCACATAAAAGTGAAAATAATACTATGGTCCAAATCAGAACTTCAAAATAAACACAAGGTTTGATGTTTTCACTTCGTTCCCATcttaaagaaacaaaacaacatgattcaTTAAATGGAAATAAATTTTACAGTTAAAGATGGCATAGAATCCAACTACCTGAACTAGGTGATAACAAGATACGCTTAAAAATTAGAAGTAAACTGCGCAAGTAGTAAAATTGACATTTCTACTATGTTCCTTAATAGATTAGTTTGGGAAACAAAAGGTATTTTTGAAGTATTAAACCACAACATCAAATTATATAAGTCAAGAATTAAACAATAGCTTGGAAAGGAAACACGCACACACTCACACAACAAAGagcattttaattttttctccAAGTTGCAAGTTgcaacaaattaaaaaaattataagcTTGAAATTCCAAACGGCATTGCAAAAGTAGTGTAGGACAAACGAAGAGAAGCTGCTTCCGTATAGACAAAATGGAAGACACAACTCTTCTCTTTAGTGTAGACAAGGAAGGCTCACTCAACCAAACCAATGAAAAGAAGCAATTACTTCCTGAAGAGCTACTAAAGCTTCAGCTTGCCATCTCGTAATCTGTGGAGCCAACTGGTTGCTTACTTCTTTCACCTACAAGGGTTTTTTATAACCGTCACATGATCAAATTTTAAAAGCAATATATATTAAGTAATTACAAAATGAGCATTTAATATGTTCTTGCTCTTCAAGAACTCAACTAACAAAGCCCCTTTTGAGGACAAGAGGATTCTTTTTTACAAGCTGGCTATGAAGCTCTTATGTGGAACATTTGGCAAGAAAAATCAATGGCAGAAGGGCTGGGGTCCAGCAGATTTCAACGCTGTATCATGGGCTTCAACTATTAAGTTGTTCATGATATTCCTCCTTTGTTTTCATTACATAcgtgtaaatatatatttatatctgGGTGTGCCTAACTTAGATTGCACACTTTGATCAATCTCATGAGACCACCTTACCCTCAACTAATTTCATTGTCAAGAAATTCATAGAACTTTATCCTAGGCAAGTAGCATATATAATAACTATACTAGGTAGGCGGGCTCCAATATTTTTTTAGTCcacatttttttattgaagttccattttttcttttcaaaagaatAGCCTCAGAAATGTAGAGTGAACTATTATAAAATAGAATATATGCACCAAGACTACTGTCATGGCAAAAAAGCAGACATCTCAATATGAGACCAGAAACATGAATGGTTGGCTATCAAAATAATCACATACCACGTTAAGACCTATATAATTGTAAGTATAATAAACTAGGTTACAATACTTGTCAGAAAGAAGTATGAATCCAGATATAGGACTTCTCTCTTGAATATTTTTTCTCATAGTTGAAGTTTCATTTCTCCTGAGTTTCTGTACTAACCATTTCTGTTATCTAGAAATCAAGAGGCTGACCATATTTCGCTCCTTAAATCAATTAGTGAAAATATACGTGCAAGGATGTCCTTATATACATAGGAacaagagaaaaagatgaaggaaaaaggaaaaaggaaaaatgaaaagaaaaaaaaaacttactgCTCGGATGAAACAGCTAGCTGGAATTAGCAGATTCCATGATTTCTGGAGATTCCGAATTTCTCTCAATGCCACCGTTCCTGGTCTGAAGcgtatttttttctttgttcttgatgGTGGGCCTATATTAAAAAGTTTTCAAgccataaaaaaagaaaagaaaagaaaaaagaccaTGTTACACAGAACAAACcagttgaaaaagaaaatgcaaaAGGCCCAGCTATCACCAAAATCAAAATGTTCTTAATACAAAGGTGAAGAAAAGCCCGAATAAAAGAACTCACTTTGAGCTTTCCTGACATTTTGTGTTCTCCCATTGAGTGGCTATCAAATTTGAGGACAGAATAATAGTTAGTCAATTAtctatatatctatatctatctatctgtctatctatctatctatctatctatctatatatatatatatatataaaagcaaCTGTACCAAACTAGTTGAAGTAAACCAAGAGCAAGAAAATATAAATACATTTGACCAAAAAATTATCTTGCAATTACAAATATAAAAGCCCTCTACTACCAATGGCCCTTAAAAATGAAAGTTGTATCAACAGCAAACCCTGTAATTCGACAGGGCAAGACGCGTCCATTTGAAGGTTATTTTCTTCTTGTAATGTGAAGACCCATGTTCTAGAATAGAAGGGTTGTGAAGAAGAAAGTTAGGCTGTATAAGAAGAAAGCGATTTGGGATCTTCGTTTTGATCAAAAGAAGTGCAATGCGAGGAAGGGTACGCGACGCAAAGAAGGAGCTTTGGGCTTTAGGCAAAGAAGCTAGGCGAGGGAAGGAAGTTAAGTATTTTGGGTGAAGATGTACACTCAGATTAGTCGGCGTTTTACATGTTAGCTCAAGGATAAGCATGACTGGAGGAAATGGGAAACCGACACGTGTAGATCATGAAGGAGTAGCTGGCAAGCAAAGATGAAGTTAAGGATAACTAATCTAGTTtaagattagtataaataagtctcatgaaatcaaaagaaaagtgGGAAAGGAAGCTCTAAAGTGTTGTTAAAAGAAAACAGGCGAATAAAAGAAGCTTTAAAGAAGGCATTACGAAGAAGGGAGAAAAGAAGGATCAGGCGAGAAGGGGGAAGAAAAGTTTGGGCATTAAGAAAGGGGGAAGAGTAAAGGAGATTAGGCTTTGTGAGTGACTTTTCAATGAAAAGATAATCTTTTCCAAGTTCTTTCATGTCATGTTTGTATCATGTTTAATGATGTAATCTTATGATGTATAATATGAAAAGCATAGTTATTTTAAGAATGTTTTACTGCCTTTAGCAATATGATGTTTGTGAACCATTAGCCTTTGTTCCCGATACAAGATAGCTACTATGTGCATATAAGAGTCAAGGCAACCAAGAGATGAAAGGACCACATTGCAATGAGAAGGTGGCTATATGCATTGAGATGTCCGCATTTGAGCCAACCGCACGAGCAACCGAAAAAGAACCTGAATTTCTCCAAGAGATACTAATGACGATACGTGTCGTCACAGTAGTCTATGCGTTAGAATGGTTAAATGCCCTAGCAAAAGGAATATGTAGAGGCCAATGTATGTGCGCTTAATGATTTTATGATGAGGCGTTGTAAAATATTTTGTGTAACTGAGTTTATGCATGATCTTGTGCTAGGTTTTCCTAAAACTTGTCACTCACTAGGAATTTGGCTTATGGTTTGAAGTTTCCCTTCCCCAGGTAAGTGAGGCATTGAGGCCGCATTGTGAAGGTTAAAGCAAGCAGCGAAGCAAAGGAGAGTTACAGCAGGCATTAAGAACTGTGCTAGGCATTGAGAGCTTGAAgttttagatttaaaataagcttgtaattaatttaaattttgttgagGATTGAATAAAAGTTATTCTCTTATGCTTAAGTGCTATCAAAATTTATCGCCTTGCATATTTTTAAGTTACTAAAGTTCAAGTTAAGTGTTAAGACCCGGGTGTTCTGGCGTTTCACGTAGAGGCGCCAAGGCTGCCCAAGTCACGTCCACAATCATAACGCGTGAAGATGGCATTGCGAGTGGGGGCGTGACATGTAATCTATCGGGTGGCTGCATCAGCTTATATACTTGGTGGAAATTAGGGAAAAGGCTTCCTTTCTGCTAGCAAACAAGATCGTTTCAAACTAATTGAAATGTGTTAAATCACCAACGAACTCAAAACCTTAAGTTGATGagtgaaggtaaatttaatattatatcacgTAACAAAATATAAACAGTTGAAAATATGTTGTAAATAAGGGGTTAGTTGATTGTTTATAGCCTCAAGGGTAGTATTTTATTGTATCctagttttattttcttatttgttAGGGCTTGTTGTAGCCTATACATATTCTTCCCCTTGTATTCTTTGGAAtataagaaaataacaaaagCAGCTTTTGTCATGGTTTATTACCCCTGTACTAGGGTTTTCCACTTATACCTTGtgtttatcttcttcttcttttcaataTAGTATCggaaagtggtgacgaaagccTATCTGCCATTGGCAAAAACCAACCGGTGCAAGATAACCTTAGTTTTGCACTAGCCCTGCTTCAGCTACAACTGTCGTTGCTGCCAATGGAGCTACCATTTTTCCTGTTGCCGATATTGTTGCTACTGTCCAAGCTACCGTTGATTGCTATCTTCAGTCCTTGCATATCCATCCAACTCTAGTGCCAACACAACCCTTTGATGGAAACCCTAGCCGAAACGTACACCGTGAAAACAAGATTAGTGAGTCATCCACCTACCATAGAGATAAATTCCCTATCACAACAACAAGCTTCTCGTAACAATCAGGTTTTCCTCATCATGTGTTGCCTAGTCATGAACATCAAGGCTCGATTGGTTTATTTCTGATAATGGTTCAAAAACAGCTGGCCAATTTTCAAACAAGTTTTCAACAACAAATCGCTGCTCTTGGGCAACTTTAGATGCTTCCAATGACTCCACAAATTCTGCCACTCCATCAATCTTACCAATGTATTAGGAGAACCTAGTCTCTTTCTCTACCTTAACTACTACAAATTGTTTATCTGGTTCTATGGGAAGTTCCATAGGGCCAAATAGAGGGGAGAAATTGAATGGCCAAAATTATTTTTCGTGGTCTCAATCCATTAGAATGGCCCTTTAAGGGGTGTTACAAATTTGGGTACCTAACAGAAGAGATACCGAGACCTAGACCAGGGACCCTCAAGAGCAAATctggaaaggagaggactcTCTTCTTAAGtccatattaattaatagtATAGAACCTCAAATTGGGAAACCTTTGTTGTATGCTGTTACCGCTTGAGACACATGGGATATAGTTTAGAGTTTATACTCAAAAGGCAAAATACATCTTGCCTTCATACTTTGTGTAAGTAAATTACGAGTGCAAGTAAGGGACAACGGATGTTACTTCATATTTTAACTGTCCCTGATTTGGCAAGAGATGGATATGTGTCAAGAGATTGTCTAAGACTACCCTTGTGGAGGTGTTCAATACTCCAAAATTGAGGAAGTTGATCGTGTGTATGATTTCCTTTGCTAGCTTGAATTCCAAGTTCGATTTAGTCCCTGGTCGTATACCGAGTCAAAGGCCTCTTCCTTCATTGATGGAGGCGTGTTCTGAGGTTGTCTAGAGGAAGATCGCACAATGAGAAGCAAAATCCCGATGCGTGAACATTGCAAGAAACCTTGGCATACGAAAGACAACGATTGGAAGTTACATGGTCGACCACCAGATGGTAAGAAACGTTCGCCAAATGACAAGCATAATTCTAGTAGGTGTTTATGTTGGACCTCTTATCATACATGCCTACAAGCGCAAGGGTAAAAAAGAGAATGCCTAGGAAGACAGCTCGGCCAATAGAAATAAATGGAAGGATTAGGGGGGTGGGTCCCACCAAGGGAATTGAGGTATTTTAAGAATGCTTTTAGGGATTGGTGAGGTAGTCTTTATTTTGTGAAAAGCTGTTGTGAAGGCTTTTAGGAAGAGAGCCAGCTTCTCGAATTGTTGAGGGTTTTCTTACTACTATTTTCATACTGCTTATCTTGTTATTGTATTTCCTGTTTTTATCTTTCATTTTGAACATTTTGTTGTTGATATGTATATAAATATCCACAAAGTACCGTCTCTGTTTCTGCATTGTTGTTGGAATTTTATGAGTACAGGGGAAGAGTCCTaacaaagtggtatcagagccacaAACATCCTGGGGAAGACACGAGCTATGGCACAAAAACGATGGGAGGACAGATTGGAGATAAATGAGAAAGAGATCCTAGAATTGAAGGAAATGATGCTCAGTCTACATAAGAACATAGAGAATATGACGAAAGAAATGAAGGATGTGCTAAACATAGGGAAGAATCGTGTGCCTCGAAAGGGTTTGGGctaaaagagaaaggaaaagttAGAGAGACAGACATGACTTCCGTTTTCACTAGAGGTTCATTGGATAGAAGTAAATATAAGAAGTTAGAGATACCTATCTTCACTAGAGTAAACCCAGAATCATGGGTCTATAGGGTCCAACACTATTTCGACGTCAACGAGTTGGTCGACGAGGAGAAGGTGAAGGTCGCTGTCATTACTTTGGTCAAGACAAGCTTGATTGGTTTCACTGAGTAACAATTGAAAGAAGGTTACATCGTGGGAAGATCTCAAGAGGAGGATGTTTGAACACTTCAAGGCTCCCTAGTGAAGGTAGTTTGGGTGCCCGTCTTATATGGATTAAGCAAGATGGATCCTACGACGATTATTTGAAGAAGTTTTTGGACTATTCTGCGTCGTTGCCGGAGATGGCGAAGAGCGTCCTGATTGATGCATTCGTCACTGGGTTGGAGACCACTTTGCAAGCCGAAGTAAAAAGTCGTCACCCAACTACCTTGGAAGATTGTATGCATGAAGCCGAAATGGTGAGTGATCGTGATTTGGCCATTAAATTGGCCCTAAATGAACGGGGCGGTCGTGGGCTAGGGGCATCTGAGGGCCAAACCCAGATTGGGATAAATGTGACGGTAAAtactggaaaaaaaaaaaagagggaaaacGCAGCGATTATGCAATGAAGCAAATTTCGATTCCGATAAAAGGAAATTATGAGGGGAGAACCACCGGTGAAGCGTTTATTGGACAATGAGTTTCGAGCAAGGCTAGAATAGGGATTATACTTCAGATGTAATGACAAGTATTCGCCAGGTCACAGATGCAAGGTCAAAGAAAATCGCAAACTTATGTTCTTTATCgcaaatgaagaagaagatctGGAAGACACGAACGGGAAGGAGGAAGCTGAGCCAGAAATGGTGGAACTCGAAAACCTAGAAGTCAAGGGAGAAACCAAAATAACGCTTCAGACAATTTTGGGTTTCACGTCAAAGGGTACAACAAAATTGCGAGGGACAGTGAAGGGAAGAGAGGTAATTATCCTCATTGACAGCGGCACAACACACAATTTCATTCATCAAGGAGTAGTTAAGGAGTTAAACTTACCGATGGGAGGGAAAACTAACTCTGAAGTAACTATTAGCAATGGAACTACGCTGGAAGGGAAAGGGATATGCAAGAGAGTCGAGGTCAAACTTCCTGAATTAACGATTGTGGCAAATTTCTAGGCGATCAAATTGGGCAGAATTGATGTGGTTCGGGGCATGCATTGGCTTAGCACTACCGGATTCGTGGGGTCACTGGCCATCAATGACAATGACGTTCATGGCAGGGAAAACTCAGGTAATATTAAAAGGAGACCAATCCCTTACAAAGGCAGAGTGTTCCTTGAAAACGATCTCCAAGACGTGGGAAAGAGAGGATTGGGGGTTGTTGTTAGAAGTCGAGAATGTCAAAATTGATGAAGATAATGAGGAGGAAAGCGAAAGAGAGGAAGAAGGGGAGAAGTCAAACTTACCAATGATTCCTAATCTGTTAAAAAGGTTTAGGGGATTATTTGAGATGCCGAAGGAGTTACCTCCGAGAAGGGCCGTGGACAATCGAATATTGACTGTAGACGAACAGAAGCCCATAAATGTTCGCCCCTACAAGTACGGGTACATACAGAAGGAAGAAATAGAGAAGTTAGTTTCGGAAATGCTTCAAGCGGGAATTATCAGGTCGAGCCGAAGTTCATATTCCAGCCCAGTTTTACTAGTAAAGAAACGAGATGGAGGGTGGAGATTTTGCGTAAACTATCGTAAATTGAATCAGGTGACTATTTCCGATAAATTCCCCATTCCCATAATCGAAGAACTGCTGGATGAGCTACATGGTGCTgaagttttttcaaaattggatttGCGCTTGGGTTACCACCAAATTCGAATGAAGGAGGACATTGAGAAAACTGAGTTTTGCACCTATGAAGGACATTAAAAATTCCTGGTTATGCCCTTCGGATTAACCAATGCTCCGGCAACTTTTCAATATCTCATGAACCAAATTTTCAGGCCCTTCTCCAAAGACGATTTGTATTAGTTTTCTTCGATGACATCTTGGTTTATCGCAGTGATATCACGAAACATCCGAAGTATTTGGGAGTGGTGTTTAATGTGACGAAAGACAACCAGTTATTTGCCAACGAGAAAAAATGTGCAATCGAGCATTCTCGAGTCAATTATTTGGGACATTGGATCTCTAAAAGAGGAGTAGAAGCTGATGGTGAGAAGATAAAGGCAATGGTAAATTGGCCCCAACCCAAATATGTTTCAGAATTAAGGGGATTTTTCGATCTCACGAGGTATTATCGAAGATTTGTCAAGGGGTATGGGAATATTGCAACTCCACTAACCAAGTTGTTGCAGAAAAATGGATTCAATTGGAACGAAGACGCCACATAAGCCTTTGAATCACTAAAATAAGCAATGATTTCAGAACCGGTTTTAGCACTCCCTGATTTTTTCCTGTCGTTCACCATTGAAACAGATGCTTTAGGAATAAGACTGGAAGCAATTTTGTTTTAGAACGGCAGACCAATAGCGTACTTCAACCAAAAATTATCCCCTCGAGCACAAGCAAAATCCATTTATGAAAGGGAACTGATGACAGTTgtaatggtggttcaaaaatgGCGACATTATTTGTTGGGAAGGAAATTTACCGTGCTTTCAGATAAGAAGTCATTAAAGTTTTTTATTGAAGAGAGGGAGGTTCAACCTCAATTTCAGAGATGGTTGACTAAATTACTAGGCTaggattttgaaattttgtaccAACCTGGTTTGCATAATAAAGCTGCAGACGCCTTATCTCGAATGAACCATTCCGTCGAATTAAATACCTTAATATCTCCTGTGCGGGCTGCTAGATGTTGAAATGGTGATGGAAGAGGTAGAAAGGGATGACAAATTacaagaaataattaaaattctaaagGAGAATCCAAAAGAAAAAGCCAACTACCAGTGGGTGTCGACCAGATTGCTTTACAAGGGAAGGTTAGTGCTGCCAAACACTTCTTCTCTTATTTCATCTTTACTCCATACGTTCCATGATTTGGTATTAAGGAGCCATTTGGGATTTCTCATAACCTACAAGCATATGAATGAAGAAAAACAATGGGTGGGCATGAAGAATGATGTAAAACGATATGTTGAACAGTGCGAAGTATGTCAAAGAAGTAAAACATAAGCAATCTCCCTTGCTAGATTATTGCAGTCCCTACCTTTACCCAGTTTAATTCTCGAAGACTGGACGATGGACTTCATAGAAGGGTTACCCAAGGCTGGTGGTTTTGATAGTATCATGGTTGTAGTTGACCGGCTCAGTAAAATGGTTCACTTCATTATCTTGAAACACCCATTCACCACGAAACAAGTTGCTGAAAAGTCCGTCGAAGAGATCATTAGCAAACATGGAATTCTAAAC
It contains:
- the LOC103500538 gene encoding histone H3-like centromeric protein CENH3, producing the protein MARARHPVQRKSNRTSSGSGAALSPPAVPSTPLNGRTQNVRKAQSPPSRTKKKIRFRPGTVALREIRNLQKSWNLLIPASCFIRAVKEVSNQLAPQITRWQAEALVALQEAAEDFLVHLFEDTMLCAIHAKRVTIMKKDFELARRLGGKGRPW